A single Iodidimonas sp. SYSU 1G8 DNA region contains:
- a CDS encoding DJ-1/PfpI family protein gives MGQLTIDRRTALLMAVLAPLAASRGLRAEPSATVTPGHDMSGMPASWTRADSIAMLCYPRMTILDLIGPQYMFASLMGASVHLVAKSRDPITSDTGVTIVPSATFDECPRDLTVLFVPGGTDGTLAAMRDDATREFVADRGSRARYVTSVCTGALVLGAAGLLKGHRATTHWAALETLPDFGATPIAERVVRDRNRITGAGVTAGLDFGLTMVSELRDETYAQGVQLICEYDPAPPFNAGSTRTAPPEVKTMMEQMFVSFPSQVRDTLRQISGIS, from the coding sequence ATGGGGCAACTCACCATCGACCGCCGCACGGCGCTGCTGATGGCCGTGCTGGCGCCGCTCGCGGCGTCGCGGGGGCTGCGAGCCGAGCCATCGGCGACCGTTACCCCCGGACACGACATGAGCGGCATGCCCGCGTCATGGACCCGCGCGGACAGCATCGCCATGCTCTGCTATCCCCGGATGACGATCCTCGACCTGATCGGCCCGCAATACATGTTCGCGAGCCTGATGGGCGCGAGTGTCCACTTGGTCGCCAAGAGCCGCGATCCCATCACCAGCGACACTGGCGTCACCATCGTCCCGAGCGCCACCTTCGACGAGTGCCCGCGCGATCTGACGGTGTTGTTCGTTCCAGGCGGTACGGACGGGACGCTGGCGGCCATGCGTGACGACGCCACGCGCGAGTTCGTCGCCGATCGCGGCAGCCGCGCGCGCTACGTGACCTCGGTTTGCACCGGGGCTCTCGTCCTCGGTGCCGCCGGCCTGCTCAAAGGGCACCGCGCGACGACGCATTGGGCGGCGCTCGAGACATTGCCGGATTTCGGCGCGACGCCCATTGCCGAGCGCGTGGTGCGGGATCGAAATCGGATCACCGGCGCCGGCGTCACGGCGGGACTAGACTTCGGCCTTACCATGGTCTCGGAACTGCGCGACGAAACTTATGCCCAAGGCGTCCAGCTGATTTGCGAATACGATCCTGCACCGCCATTCAACGCAGGTTCCACGCGCACAGCGCCGCCCGAGGTCAAGACCATGATGGAACAGATGTTCGTGTCGTTCCCCAGTCAGGTGCGCGACACGCTACGGCAGATCAGCGGCATCTCGTGA